The sequence GCAGGCCATGAAATTCAGTATTCAAAGTGGAGTAGTTGTGGACCCAAAAACAATGTGCTATATATAAATCTACCAAATATATGTTAAAATTATTGGAAAActatcatatatatttaaattaaatatatgagACTTGCTATTATTTTGAACCAATGACATTATCCAAAATATTTGAGTGTCTTATGGTACTCATTTATCTAAACAAACCTTTTCCTTTTCTTTGAGAATATACCTAAAAGTCTcactttttctaaaaattaataatcatatctttatttttatttttatttttggataaaaaaaataatcatatattTATTGGTATTACACCAAGATGTCGtaagtattaatttttatataatttaatatataatttttttataaaatattttaaaagtacTCTCAATAGTTTCTCTactctattttttaattaaatcatcaaaattctattttttattttatagcatATTTTTACATTAAACCATACATCATCAGTTTCTTTAAAATacatcattatttaaaaaaaaaattaatatattttattcatttcaaatatataatattaatatataggtATATCcttatcaaaaaaaataattattaaaataaaaaattaataaaatatatttagaacaataaatagtattttaaataaattttaaaatgaaaaaagagttTAAAACATCACTCTAACGTATTTATAATAcaattctttaaattttttaaaacttttgtattttaaaaaatctgTTGTAAGTGCTCTAAGGAGCTATAGTAGtaatattttatgaaataacaaactttaatctcatatttaaattattttatgaatacaaaaattaaaatatgaggGTCACTTAAAAGAAGAAATATATGAGCTCATCTCATAGTAATGACACATAAGTAGATTGTACATGTATCATTAACTCTTTTCAAAAAACcacattatttataattatatttttaaatttactttatttaatttattaataattaaacatagCTAGAGAAACTTTATTGCCCCACATTTTTGTTCTCTCATTCCTCTATAAATAGCCTTCTAATAATTCACTACTCCTCACCATCTCTCCTATAGTATATCTTTGTCACATTATTATAGCATCATATATAATGGgagaaaatattaataatggAGGAGGATATGCAGACCTAGAGAAGCAGATGCTAATCCTTCATGATCATGAAGAAAAGCATTTCATGTCAAGTGAGATCGTCAGAGACATCATCATCGGTGTCTCTGACGGTCTCACTGTCCCGTTTGCCCTCGCAGCTGGTTTGTCGGGGGCAGACGTGTCCTCTTCTATTATTCTCATTGCTGGAGTTGCTGAAGTTGCTGCTGGAGCTATTTCCATGGGTCTTGGAgggtaaaattaccaaaataaccctgcaaattaaaataataatatcattaATATATGTTAATTAGTTgtgttttaatattaattaatgagttattatGTGAGTAAAAGGTACTTAGCGGCAAAGAGTGAAGCTGATCATTATGTGAGAGAACTCAAGAGAGAGCAAGATGAAATTGTTGCAGTTCCAGATACAGGTATTAattaatattcatttttttaagACATTATTAATTACttcttaataattattattatatatatatttatgtgtttatatatagcctctcattctttttagttccttttaaaacaaaaataattaagaaattaaaaaagaaaaaaataagcatatattatatacatactcATCCTGAAGAGAAGTGTGTTCTTTTGTACTTTCACAAATATGCATTGTTAAGGTGTGAATTATGGTTTagcaattttttatattatttattagatagaaaaattctgaataaaataccttgtttttcttttttcttaatttcagCGAGTTTAAGAGTTCACTCGAAAATAGCTGTTAGATATTTGGTTTGAAACGATTTCGCCTTACCCCTTATAGTAAATACTAATCACAaaggaaataattttaattaaaatgtataaaatccGAAATTATTAcatacttaaattaattatagtaAGGTGGTATAGagttagataagaaaataaTTGGTAAAGTATGCTTATTTATTATAAGTAGTACAAGTAGTGGTGATTGGTGAATGGTGAGAGAGCAAAGCATCTTTTTGTGAGTAAAACAAATAGAATATGGTCATACTCATAATATTAGAGAGAACAGTTCTTTCCACTATACCTACTTTTTTTACTTACCCAATATAAAAACTATATGTATATCTCCATTAAGCTTGGAGCCAAGAGCCTCAAAACAGCTAAcataacattattatttatttatgtcttACACTTTATTTTATGAGTAAATTTATAAGAATTAATGTgttaaattaaatgatataatGAAATAAAACAGAGGCAGCTGAAGTTGCGGAGATATTGGCCCAATATGGAGTGGAGCCACATGAATATGGCCCAGTTGTTAATGCTCTCAGGAGAAATCCTCAAGCTTGGGTTGATTTCATGATGAAGTAAGTATGCATACtatttctcaaaaaataaaaagatatatttatatattctgaatttcttttaaaaaaagtaacatAATATTTATAGCTCAATAAAGAATACTTCTCTATATGTAGCTATAAACACTATGAACTAAATCTTTGAGCTATAATAGTTCATTTGATGGAACATTATTTTTTACCACTTACCTAAAACTTTTTAACTTATTTACCTTTATATTGTGGGTGCTATAAAAggagtatttgtgaaaaattgtgaccaatataaaatacaattttttttatatttattattatttagggatttttaggttattttaaaaaagttttttCATTAAAAGTATATGCTatacaaattataatttattgtgattatttttgtttttaattactatactaattgtgattaaaaaaaattaatgaatttaTATTTGAATATTACTTTTTAGTCATAAGTGACTTTTGGTGTGACTAACATTTATTCATAAAAGAATCACTAAAAGGCTGATTTCTTTTAGGGTTATTACTTGTAATAACAATAATTATTGGCATAACTTTAAGTACATATATACTTGTATACAGAAAAGACAAAAAGATTAATTAATATAGATgatatgaataaaataataaacatggGTATCACTACATATACTCGTGATCATAGATTCATAGacaaataaggtcaaattaatcaactaacttttttttaaaaaaaaaaacaaaatcacaTGCATAGGTATCtccaatatattttatatatactttttctTAAAAGTGAAACTTTTTATACACATTTAACAATTTTTCTATATAGACTATATAGGATTAGATCCATAAATTTACAATAGATATTTTCTTATTGATGAAAAATATGATGCCATAATGTCATCATTTTCAAAATGACACCCTTACAAAAATCATTTTCCAAAATggcattattaattattatttattattgttatattattataattattattcctTTCTCAAAATTGTTTATAATCTAATTAGaatgtgactattttatttataaagatttatcaaattattatattattgtacaaaacaacaatataaagaattaaaattaatttgttcAACACTCAGCTGCTCTTGTTGATATTAAGGATTTTCATGTGGaaactagaaaaattattattagtgaacattattaatatatttctttttcaataaCTTCGACATTTATACTTTTCTAAATGTTGCAATTTAGTATAATCACTTGatgctagctcaagtggccatatgTGGGTGTGTATATTGGAAGTATTGGGTTTGAGTCACAGGTAAAATAtagttgtaatatataaacgtttaaattaaaaaaaaaatattgcaatttaatacttttcattaaaaaaaaaaaatcaatatgctctaaatttttgcttttaatATTCgttcttaataaataaattttctaaATCCGTCACTGATTATTTATATACAGATTCGAGTTAGGATTGGAGAAACCAGAGCCAATGAGAGCAATACAAAGTGCACTAACAATTGCATTTTCATACATAATGGGTGGATTTGTGCCATTATTGCCTTATATGATATTTCCAATAGCAAAGGAGGCAGTTGTGGCTTCAGTCATTTTGACAATCGTGGCATTACTCATATTTGGTTTTGCCAAAGGTTACTTCACTGGCAGCAAACCCTTCAAGAGTGCTTTCCAAACTGCTTTGATTGGTGCCATTGCTTCTGCAGCTGCTTATAGCATTGCCAAGGCTTTCCAAGCATTCTAATTAATTCTTAATCAATTACTCTATTGTTGTTTTGCTTATCTTAATTAATTACTCTATTAGTGTTATTAGTAATCTTGTTATATTTTAGCTAAGAAATATATGAGGGTATTATCGATTTCGAAAATGCCTTTTGTCCAGGGTTAGCCCTGAACTTTAGTGGGccttatgaaaaaaaattggatCCTTATTTAAAAGATATAGTATTTTCaaatcaataaaataattttgtatttttaaaagaaaaaatattttttgggcCCTTGAACTAGGTAGGCCCTAAGCGCAAACGTAGCCCGCTTTAGCTTATGGTAGGCTCTAATCACGTGGCCTAGCTCGAGCTGCCCAATTCTATTGGAAGTAATAGCAGTACTTTTTGTGTGTACTTTCTACTCTAATTTTTCTAATGaatttttagttaaaatatCTGTCAATTAATATATCTACGTGTAAATATTGATCTCTTTAtgcaattatatatatgtaagatGCTGTATCATATATCTTCATTGGTATATTAGTATAAGATTTCACTCTAAAAATGATAAGAAATCTTTATTAATATTAGAACTagtttaataatctattttattttaatttgttgtgaaaaaaaaaaaaaaaattggcaatAAAGGTGTAACAATATGTTAGAGTgttggaaaaataatattaaaatgtttgataatttcatcgatgaataatataataataatataaatttaaataaatagtaAAGAGTGATACTGTTAatcttttattataattttttagtcaacttTTATACTTGAAAATACATGTCGCAatgttttttttcaaaacttttttttttatagctaTATTTGTTATAGTTACAAAATTATcattgtaaatttttgaaaaatttcaaataatttacgGTACCAAAAATAGATATAAAATTTATCAAACGCGCATAGTAAATTGAAATattaagttttctatttttgGTATTGCAAATTATTtgaagttttttaaaaatttataaaagtaatattgtaactattatataaaaaataaaaaataaatattctaaTATGTAATCtctgttatattattattattaaataatataatatatagattaaatatgtgtaataaaactaataatatgtaacatatgacaatttatattatttgtcaCTATTTTGTAACATATAGGAGAGTTACTtattactatgagtaacctccaccattatcaccaacattaagagtgtaaaaggtgttacacatcttaatttgaaattcttaactctataggagttatggtgtgcatgagttacatctctttattgagtccataacattCATGGAGGttaatttgaatttcaaatggtgatatcctaaacactatataaaggaggtcTATTGTGCTCATTTGAGAGTAAGAGAtaagaagttttctatcaagaaagcattttgctagaaaaccctaaaatgcttgataattcccaaagctaaggtgtaataccttgttcaagtcatggtgatccccactaatctacactcaaggttgtgagtgagtgtatatatatattattctattgttatatatatatatatacatattttatattacacgTGTTGGTTTTTATCTTCTTctacatttcttatatataatatatatagtgtatatatattgtatattatgttgttgtaacatttaattaatctctttgttgatccttgtattgtattacaatagaattgtaatatcttaattttcttccattgtaataaaatctctaacaatctcTACAtagaaattgattaaaaaattataattagtactcaatataattatcataatatgtaatgacacataatatatatttttccaaaTAATTTATCCATATATCCCTAACCAGTCTTGTCTAATCTTTCCATTAATATCGATCAATCACCCAATTATTATATGGTAAATACACACCATGAAAATGAAATCATTCCTAAAatgttcaataattttttttgtcatttacTAATTTGACCTACAAACATCATTTTCTGttttgaaataaattaattaaacaaaagaaaaatacattttcaaatttagtaaataataaattagaaaatagTATGGATTAAAATGTTTATCTGTAATCTACTGTTAATTAAGATGAGGTTATATATTGCTATAtacaaatttagaaattagacaAAT is a genomic window of Cannabis sativa cultivar Pink pepper isolate KNU-18-1 chromosome 9, ASM2916894v1, whole genome shotgun sequence containing:
- the LOC115721830 gene encoding vacuolar iron transporter 1, with the translated sequence MGENINNGGGYADLEKQMLILHDHEEKHFMSSEIVRDIIIGVSDGLTVPFALAAGLSGADVSSSIILIAGVAEVAAGAISMGLGGYLAAKSEADHYVRELKREQDEIVAVPDTEAAEVAEILAQYGVEPHEYGPVVNALRRNPQAWVDFMMKFELGLEKPEPMRAIQSALTIAFSYIMGGFVPLLPYMIFPIAKEAVVASVILTIVALLIFGFAKGYFTGSKPFKSAFQTALIGAIASAAAYSIAKAFQAF